Genomic DNA from Alkalihalobacterium alkalinitrilicum:
TAGACCTAGCCCTCCATATGCTTCTGGAATGCTGTGAGCTAATAAGCCTAACTCTCCTGCTTGTTGAAGAAGAGGAACTAGTTTGTCGATATTTTGCTTTTCAATCTCTTCATGGTTCGGAGCTACTTCCCGTTCTAAAAACTGCTTTGCTGTTTGACCGATCATCTGATGTTCATCGGTAAAATCTTCAGGAGTAAACATTTCATCTACTTCTAATGATGAGATAAGAAAACTTCCGCCTTTTGCTTTTGATGTTGTATCTTTCATATTTGTCCTCCTTGTTACCTTTAGGTTACTTTGCTAAGGAATAAAGCGAACTCGTTCCAGCAAGCTGGAACATCGGGGAATCAGACGGAGTTTCGACTCCATCTGATTAGAAGAACTTCCCACCTACGCTACGCTAAAAGGTGGGGGTATTACTGCCAGTTGTTGCGGGATAAATCATCACGAAACCCTGCAAACGTTCAGTATTTTTCTATGACAGAGTACTTATCGCAAATTGATTAAGTTTCTCCCTTATTTCAGTTGATAAAGGCTTACTTCTTTGTTGCTCAAAATCAAAGTAAACTACCGTTGCCTTTCCTTTTGCTATTAATTGACGATTTTGATTATAGATATCGTGAATTAATTGAACACTTGAATTTCCAACCCGCTCAACATAGGTTTCAACTGTTAAAACATCCTCAAAATATCCTTGATTTACAAAGTTGCACTCCGTATGAGCTAATATAATATTCCACTCTTCTTTTACGTCACCACTTGATAGTTGCCTAAAAAACTCTACTCTCGCTTCTTCTAAGTAAATAAAATAACTGATGTTACTTATATGACCTAGTGCATCTGTTTCACACACTCGTACCTTTACAGAATTGCTATGCTTCATACCTCTTCACCCTACCTCATATCCATGCTACGCTTCTGCCGTTGTCACATGTTCTAATTTTTCGCTCATACTATACTTATTTTACTTTTTACTACCCACTTGCTCGTAGTCATACCAGCCTTTGCCTGTTTTTCTTCCTAGTGTTCCAGCATTCACCTTTTCTTCAATACATTTCGCTGGCTTATCATTCAGGTCACCTGTTTCATTGTATTGTTCTTGTTGTGCAAAATAACCAACGTCAATACCTGATAAGTCCATTAATTCAAACGGTCCTAATGGGTGATTTAAGGCTTTTTTACAGATAATATCGATATCTTTATAGTCACAAACACCCTCTTCGTATAATTTGACGGCTTCCTTATTTAAGGCAAATAATAACCGGTTCGCAACAAATCCCCAAATCTCTTTTCTTAAGAGGACTGCTGTTCGATTAATTTTTTCACACACGTCCATTGCAACTTGTGCCGTCTCCTCAGATGTTTGCTCACTCATTACCACTTCTACACAATCCATAACGAGTGGCGGGAAAAAGAAATGCATATTACAAACTTTGTCTGGTCGATTGGTGACCGCTGCAATTTTAGAATTAACGATTGTTGAACTATTCGTTGCTAAAATGGCATGTGGTGGAGCTAGACGACCTAGCTTTTCAAACAAATCCAACTTGACGTCTAATTTTTCAACAACGGCTTCAATGACAAGGTCTGCAGTCATTGTTGCTTCTTCTAAGCTAGTTGTTACCGTTAACCGCTCAAACACACGGTCAAGATTTTCTTGGGTAATCTTGCCTTTGTTGACCCATTTATTCATTTGAAACTGTAAACTTTCTTTTGCTTTTTGAAGCGCTGATTCTTGAATATCTTGTAAAGTCGTTTCAAACCCGCCTAAAGCACATAACATAGCGATTTGGTGACCCATTGAACCTGCACCAATGACAGCAACTTTTTTTACATCGTTTACATTCATTTTTTTATTCCTCCCTATAATACTAACCAGTTAGTATGTTTTATCGATTAAGATTTTCTCAAGTTTTTTCACTCTTCTTTTATACCATTTAAAATCATATCCATATAAATTTTAGCGACTGTTTTATCAGCTAATGGACCTTGTGGATCGAACCAGTGGTAACTCCAATTACACATTCCTAATATTCCTAAAGTTACAATATGTGACTGTAACCCTTTACGAAATTCACCTTTTTCAATTCCATCGTCGATTAGTTTTTGTAAGTTCAATCGAAATTTATCTCGCTTTGGAAAGATTTGCGATAATGGTCCCTCAGAAAGATTTTGCATCTCACGAAAGAAAACTCTAGCGCTTTGAGCTTGAGATTCAATATTTTTGATTAACATAAAAACAATTTCATACAACTTTTGTTCACAGGATGCGTTCTCATCCTTCATAATTTGATGTTGTTTGTCTAACAAATCATCAATGAAACTTAAATGAATTCCCAAAAGTATCTCTTCTTTACTTTTGAAGTAATAATAAAAAGTTCCTTTTGTAACACCTAGAGCATCAACAATATGTTGAATCGATGTTTCATTGAATCCTTTTTGACCAAATAATTCAATGCTCTTTTCAAAAATCTTTTCTTTCACAGGACTAACCCCACCTCATACTAAACTGTTGTTTTTTCTTTTATATCATACTAAACTTCACACTCCTTTAACCGTACGATAATTCTTTACTTTTTCTTATCTACACTACATGTGTTCCACCATCAACCACAAGAACATCGCCTGTTACGAAATTAGATGCATTTGATGCTAAAAAGACAGCAGCACCTTTCAAATCATAATCTGTGCCAAAACGATCTAATGGTGTACGTTCTTTTATCATTTTTCCACCTGTGTCCATAATTCCTTTAGACATTTTCGTTGGGAAGAACCCTGGAGCAATTGCATTAACATTGATGTTAAACTGGCCCCATTTAGCTGCTAAATCTTTTGTAAATGTGATAACAGCCCCTTTACTCGCATGGTAACCTACCGCATCCATAATAAGAGGGTCGACGCCACCTAGTCCTGCTACAGAAGCTATATTAATGATTTTCCCAGACTGTTGCTTAATCATCTCTCTTCCTACTGCTTGTGACATGAGGAATGTTCCAGTTACATTTACATCCATCACTTTTTTCCAAGCTTCAAGTGGCATATCCACAGCAGGTGCTCCCCAAGTTGCTCCACTATTATTGATTAAAATATCAATTTTTCCGAACTCCTCGAGTGTTCCATCAACAACGTCTTGTACATCTGTTGGGTTACTAACGTCACATTGAAATGCTAACGAACGAACTCCTTTTTCTTCTATCAAGCGTCTACTGACTTCTTCACACGATTCAAGTTTACGAGAACATACAACAACATTAGCCCCAGCTTCTGCTAATGCTTCCGCCATCTGCTCTCCTAATCCTCTACCACCACCAGTTACTATTGCTGTTTTTCCATTTAGTTTAAATAAATCTAGTACATGCATTGTTATCCCTCCACTTTTTTTGTAAGCCCTTACAATTTTTTTAGAAAGAGTTTGGTGTGTTCGTAATACAGATCTACTCTAGTCTCTTGTTAAGCTAGTGTTTGTCATCCTAATCTGTGTATTCTTCTCTTCCTTACTAACCGGTTAGTATGTTTTTGCAAAAAATATATTACTACCCGATAAGGCTTATTCATGTTTTATATTAGACTATGTTTTCAGAATATTCAAGGATTTTTTAATTAAACAATGAAGTTGTCATGCTTGTTTCCTCTTGTCCATATGATGTATAAGAGGTGATTTTATGACTCATAAAGAGTTATTTACATTATTTATTGTTTTTATCGCCTTATTTTTATTTGGCATGACCATTATGAGAGCAGGCCTTCATAATTTAGCGGGCGATCGATTTAAACATATATTAGAAAGGATGACAAACACACCTTGGAAAGGGCTGCTGTTAGGGGCTGGGATCACGGCAATTCTTCAAAGTAGTAGTGCGGTTATGATTATGACAGTTGGACTTGTTGCAGCAGGTATTCTTACATTTAAACAGTCGATAGGAATTATACTCGGGACAAATATCGGTACAACGATTACACTTGAAATTCTAGCTTTTGATCTTTCTAAATTTATTATGCCATTATTACTAATTGGTGTTTTCTTACTGTTTTTAAGAAGTCAAATTTCTTACTTTATAGGTTGCATCTCTTTTGGATTGGGTTGTATTTTTGTTGCGATGCACGGTTTAGAAGGGCTTGCATATCCAATATCTTCGCTACCTTTTGCTCACTCATTTTTTACTTGGACAAATAACAGTGAATTG
This window encodes:
- a CDS encoding Na/Pi symporter, whose translation is MTHKELFTLFIVFIALFLFGMTIMRAGLHNLAGDRFKHILERMTNTPWKGLLLGAGITAILQSSSAVMIMTVGLVAAGILTFKQSIGIILGTNIGTTITLEILAFDLSKFIMPLLLIGVFLLFLRSQISYFIGCISFGLGCIFVAMHGLEGLAYPISSLPFAHSFFTWTNNSELFGIGLGTVFSAIIQSSTATTAIAMGFMNDEIFGLPSGIAIMLGANIGTCFSAFLASLGAKQSARLVAFAHIWLNLLGVTLFYPLIGWLSEIASSLTHLPSLQLAHASTIFNIISSLILLPFVHWYAKFIIFVHGKTGNS
- a CDS encoding 3-hydroxyacyl-CoA dehydrogenase family protein, which codes for MNVNDVKKVAVIGAGSMGHQIAMLCALGGFETTLQDIQESALQKAKESLQFQMNKWVNKGKITQENLDRVFERLTVTTSLEEATMTADLVIEAVVEKLDVKLDLFEKLGRLAPPHAILATNSSTIVNSKIAAVTNRPDKVCNMHFFFPPLVMDCVEVVMSEQTSEETAQVAMDVCEKINRTAVLLRKEIWGFVANRLLFALNKEAVKLYEEGVCDYKDIDIICKKALNHPLGPFELMDLSGIDVGYFAQQEQYNETGDLNDKPAKCIEEKVNAGTLGRKTGKGWYDYEQVGSKK
- a CDS encoding SDR family oxidoreductase: MHVLDLFKLNGKTAIVTGGGRGLGEQMAEALAEAGANVVVCSRKLESCEEVSRRLIEEKGVRSLAFQCDVSNPTDVQDVVDGTLEEFGKIDILINNSGATWGAPAVDMPLEAWKKVMDVNVTGTFLMSQAVGREMIKQQSGKIINIASVAGLGGVDPLIMDAVGYHASKGAVITFTKDLAAKWGQFNINVNAIAPGFFPTKMSKGIMDTGGKMIKERTPLDRFGTDYDLKGAAVFLASNASNFVTGDVLVVDGGTHVV
- a CDS encoding TetR/AcrR family transcriptional regulator; translation: MKEKIFEKSIELFGQKGFNETSIQHIVDALGVTKGTFYYYFKSKEEILLGIHLSFIDDLLDKQHQIMKDENASCEQKLYEIVFMLIKNIESQAQSARVFFREMQNLSEGPLSQIFPKRDKFRLNLQKLIDDGIEKGEFRKGLQSHIVTLGILGMCNWSYHWFDPQGPLADKTVAKIYMDMILNGIKEE
- a CDS encoding acyl-CoA thioesterase is translated as MKHSNSVKVRVCETDALGHISNISYFIYLEEARVEFFRQLSSGDVKEEWNIILAHTECNFVNQGYFEDVLTVETYVERVGNSSVQLIHDIYNQNRQLIAKGKATVVYFDFEQQRSKPLSTEIREKLNQFAISTLS